One segment of Maridesulfovibrio ferrireducens DNA contains the following:
- a CDS encoding bacteriohemerythrin: protein MDSKCINGNSLCTGVGIIDGQHHNLFKLLKKVRAHATLLDTDEIDTIIDELFLYSLYHFETEENLLKKYNLDSFPKHLDQHREFTEKIEQFKIDYMLQKTELSNEIIDFLEQWIINHIEKTDLADFKSAKKIDADKL from the coding sequence ATGGATTCCAAATGTATAAATGGAAACTCTTTATGCACTGGCGTTGGAATTATAGACGGCCAACATCATAACTTATTTAAATTGCTTAAAAAAGTCCGTGCACATGCGACCTTATTAGATACAGATGAAATAGACACCATCATAGATGAACTCTTTCTATACAGTCTATATCACTTTGAAACGGAAGAAAACCTGCTAAAAAAATACAACTTAGACAGCTTTCCCAAACACCTTGATCAGCATAGAGAATTTACTGAAAAAATTGAGCAATTTAAAATAGATTATATGCTTCAAAAAACTGAACTCAGCAACGAAATTATAGATTTTTTAGAGCAATGGATCATAAATCATATTGAAAAAACAGATCTTGCTGATTTCAAATCAGCCAAGAAAATTGATGCAGATAAGTTATAA
- the cdaA gene encoding diadenylate cyclase CdaA has translation MFEFLGFQISWKELLDIGLVAVVYFYVILLVRGTRAAAIIWGLFFILLVYYTSDVFGLYTLNWLLTNFLSSIFLIIIILFQRDIRKGLAQMGAGRFWRKNDFKIAVIDEICSAMDSMARRKIGALVVIQKNVPLGDIIEKGVEVDSKITKQLLINIFWPDTPLHDGAVVINSNRIVAASCILPLAQVSTQQSSIGTRHRAALGISEETDVVAIVVSEERGSISVAIGGKLTTSLDIVRLKRVLKNTLS, from the coding sequence ATGTTTGAATTTTTAGGATTTCAGATTTCATGGAAGGAATTGCTGGATATCGGCCTCGTCGCGGTGGTCTATTTCTATGTGATTCTTTTGGTGCGTGGAACGCGTGCTGCTGCAATAATCTGGGGTTTATTTTTTATATTGCTCGTTTATTACACTTCCGATGTTTTCGGTCTTTATACCCTGAACTGGCTTCTTACCAATTTTCTTAGCTCAATTTTTCTTATTATTATTATTTTATTTCAACGTGATATCCGTAAAGGCCTAGCTCAGATGGGGGCCGGACGTTTTTGGCGGAAAAACGATTTTAAAATTGCAGTCATTGATGAAATCTGTTCAGCCATGGATTCTATGGCTCGACGTAAAATAGGCGCGCTTGTCGTTATTCAAAAGAATGTTCCTCTTGGGGATATTATTGAAAAAGGCGTCGAAGTAGATTCAAAAATAACTAAACAGCTTCTTATAAATATTTTTTGGCCTGACACTCCGTTGCATGACGGGGCGGTTGTTATTAACTCAAACAGGATTGTTGCAGCTTCTTGCATTTTGCCTCTTGCACAGGTTTCGACTCAGCAGAGCTCAATAGGCACACGGCATAGAGCCGCTTTAGGGATCAGTGAAGAAACAGATGTTGTTGCAATCGTGGTTTCGGAGGAAAGAGGCTCTATCTCTGTTGCAATAGGCGGCAAGCTTACTACAAGTTTGGATATAGTCAGACTTAAACGTGTACTCAAAAATACTTTGAGTTAG
- a CDS encoding CdaR family protein, protein MVNERWKIAVLALMMSILTWYLVTGRDLVETWVEFPLEIVNPPQGMIIRSGMISKVSARVRGPKGLIRNLDTKKMAYSLDTGQLVLGANPIAIVADKLGLGSALEVIEMNPSTINLDVDMYVKKKVSVIPTWKGKLDRDYTLTEKSSDPSEVTLRGPASILKKVAQVRTQTIMLDTDSPQNWRGDIPLNLPEEVESNPGMVSVALDFKVRSAKMWVKVPLYILGPEEVEFTASQNFVRLYVQGPKPFFRKSGFRNEITASIDINGTIPNGKNIVPYDVSVPSGCIVSKKNPEEITVTISRQTPTDH, encoded by the coding sequence ATGGTAAATGAGCGCTGGAAAATAGCCGTATTGGCATTGATGATGTCCATTTTGACATGGTATCTGGTAACAGGACGTGACCTTGTCGAAACTTGGGTTGAATTTCCTTTGGAAATTGTCAATCCTCCACAGGGTATGATTATACGCAGTGGTATGATTTCTAAAGTCTCGGCGCGAGTTAGGGGGCCAAAGGGGTTAATTCGTAATCTTGATACTAAAAAAATGGCCTATTCCCTTGATACCGGACAGCTGGTATTAGGCGCGAATCCAATTGCTATTGTTGCTGATAAGCTGGGACTCGGCAGTGCTTTGGAAGTCATAGAAATGAATCCTTCTACTATCAATCTTGATGTTGATATGTATGTGAAAAAGAAAGTTTCGGTAATTCCCACATGGAAGGGAAAACTGGATCGTGATTATACACTGACAGAAAAATCATCTGATCCGTCAGAAGTCACTTTACGTGGACCGGCATCTATTCTTAAAAAGGTTGCTCAGGTTCGCACTCAGACTATAATGCTTGATACTGATTCTCCTCAGAATTGGAGGGGAGATATTCCTTTGAACCTTCCTGAGGAAGTTGAATCCAACCCTGGAATGGTTTCAGTTGCTTTGGATTTTAAAGTAAGAAGTGCAAAAATGTGGGTCAAAGTTCCACTATATATACTTGGGCCTGAAGAAGTTGAATTCACTGCCAGCCAGAACTTTGTCAGGCTGTATGTGCAAGGGCCGAAGCCGTTCTTTAGAAAGAGCGGTTTTAGAAATGAAATTACCGCTTCTATAGATATTAATGGAACAATTCCAAATGGTAAAAACATCGTACCTTATGATGTAAGCGTCCCTTCAGGGTGCATAGTAAGTAAGAAAAATCCTGAAGAAATAACTGTAACAATATCGAGACAGACACCAACTGATCATTAA
- the folP gene encoding dihydropteroate synthase, which produces MNRTYTWTIKGGRVLGPAPFFIAGIVNVTPDSFYDGGTNYDPQKAIANGRMLAAQGADILDVGGESTRPFAEPVSVEAELRRVVPVIEELAKDHVVSIDTVKHEVALAAIEAGASIVNDVSAFSSDPALLEIVADKKPGYVLMHSQGSPEKMQLSPQYDDVIEDVLSFFKKSLEKLLKAGLPEKNIVIDPGIGFGKTLEHNLAILKNIDVLMDLGFPVYMGLSNKSLWGKLLGLETHERQNATQAATAILAARGVPIHRVHDVALTFQTLKVVKAITEGS; this is translated from the coding sequence ATGAATCGGACCTATACATGGACCATTAAAGGGGGCAGGGTTTTAGGCCCTGCCCCTTTTTTTATTGCCGGAATCGTGAATGTTACTCCTGATTCTTTTTATGACGGAGGCACAAACTACGATCCTCAGAAAGCTATTGCCAATGGAAGAATGTTAGCTGCACAGGGGGCTGATATTTTAGATGTGGGCGGAGAAAGCACCAGACCTTTTGCAGAACCTGTTTCTGTGGAAGCAGAACTTCGCAGGGTTGTTCCTGTGATTGAGGAACTTGCCAAAGATCATGTTGTCTCAATTGATACGGTGAAGCATGAAGTTGCTTTGGCAGCAATTGAAGCTGGAGCTTCAATTGTAAACGATGTTTCAGCCTTTAGCTCAGATCCGGCTTTGCTTGAAATTGTAGCGGACAAGAAGCCCGGTTATGTGTTAATGCATAGTCAAGGTTCTCCTGAAAAGATGCAATTATCTCCACAATATGATGATGTGATTGAAGATGTTTTATCTTTTTTTAAAAAAAGTCTTGAAAAACTCTTAAAGGCTGGATTACCCGAAAAAAACATAGTAATTGATCCAGGCATAGGTTTTGGTAAAACTCTTGAGCATAATCTTGCGATACTAAAGAATATTGATGTGTTGATGGATTTAGGTTTTCCGGTTTACATGGGACTTTCAAATAAGTCCTTATGGGGCAAGTTATTGGGGCTTGAAACGCACGAACGTCAAAATGCAACACAGGCAGCCACGGCTATTCTAGCGGCTCGCGGAGTGCCGATTCATCGGGTTCATGATGTTGCGTTGACTTTTCAGACCTTGAAGGTTGTGAAGGCGATTACCGAGGGTAGTTAA
- a CDS encoding argininosuccinate synthase, translated as MSKVEKVVLAYSGGLDTSIILKWIKQEYDCEVITLTADLGQGEELDGIEEKALSTGATKAFVEDLREEFARDFIFPCFRAGAIYEGRYLLGTAIARPLIAKRMVEIAESEGAQAVSHGATGKGNDQVRFELGAMGMNPRLKTIAPWREWDLKSRTDLIKFAEKNGIDIPVTRRKPWSMDANLLHVSFEGSELEDPWNAPSPESYRYCTPIEQTPDEPEIITIDFERGDPVAINGVSHSPAALVEKLNELGGKHGIGRVDMVENRFVGMKSRGVYETPGGTIIHIAHRDLEGLCMDREVMHLRDSLIPKYAEMVYNGYWYAPERIALQAMIDKTQEKITGTVRVKLYKGNVIPEGRKSPYSLYRSDLATFEEDDVYDQKDAEGFIKLIGLRLKGKTAESGSNWLKDGENCDK; from the coding sequence AGAAGAACTTGACGGAATCGAAGAGAAAGCGCTTTCAACGGGTGCCACCAAAGCATTTGTTGAAGATCTGCGTGAAGAATTTGCGCGTGATTTTATTTTCCCTTGCTTTCGTGCCGGAGCAATTTATGAAGGACGCTACCTTTTAGGTACAGCCATTGCCCGTCCTTTGATTGCTAAAAGAATGGTTGAAATTGCTGAAAGCGAAGGCGCTCAGGCTGTTTCACATGGCGCTACTGGTAAAGGGAATGATCAGGTTCGCTTTGAACTTGGTGCAATGGGTATGAATCCCAGACTTAAAACAATTGCACCTTGGCGTGAATGGGATCTTAAATCTCGTACTGACCTTATTAAGTTTGCTGAGAAAAACGGAATAGATATTCCTGTTACTCGCCGCAAACCTTGGTCAATGGACGCTAACCTTCTTCATGTAAGTTTTGAAGGTTCCGAACTTGAAGATCCTTGGAATGCTCCATCTCCTGAATCATACAGATATTGTACTCCTATTGAACAGACTCCTGATGAACCAGAAATCATCACTATTGATTTCGAACGTGGGGATCCTGTCGCTATTAATGGTGTCAGTCATTCTCCTGCCGCTCTCGTTGAAAAACTCAATGAACTCGGTGGAAAGCATGGTATCGGAAGAGTCGATATGGTTGAGAACAGATTCGTAGGAATGAAGTCTCGCGGTGTTTATGAAACTCCGGGTGGAACAATCATTCATATTGCTCATCGTGATCTTGAAGGACTTTGTATGGACCGCGAAGTTATGCATCTTCGTGACAGCCTTATTCCTAAATATGCCGAAATGGTATACAATGGATACTGGTATGCTCCTGAACGTATAGCTCTTCAGGCTATGATTGATAAGACACAGGAAAAAATTACCGGAACAGTCAGAGTAAAACTCTACAAAGGTAATGTTATTCCGGAAGGACGTAAGTCTCCTTATTCTCTCTATCGTTCTGATCTCGCAACATTTGAAGAAGATGATGTATATGATCAGAAAGATGCTGAAGGCTTCATTAAGCTTATCGGTTTAAGATTGAAGGGTAAAACTGCTGAATCTGGAAGCAACTGGCTGAAAGACGGCGAAAACTGCGATAAATAG
- the argH gene encoding argininosuccinate lyase, with the protein MAEAKLWGGRFAQKTAASVEDYTQSVSFDKTLYREDIEGSKAHALMLAEQGVLTAQEAQTLVKGLDTVLKEIESGKFEWKKEMEDLHMNIESRLTEIVGAVGGKLHTGRSRNDQVALDFRLYVVRSLEEWKTALEKLIFVFTEKAEANREVLLPGYTHLQPAQPVSLAHHMLAYAWMFKRDHSRVCDCIKRANVCPLGAAALAGTTYPLKPASSAEKLGMDDTFRNSLDAVSDRDFVLEAIFTGSLVMTHLSRICEELIIWANPCFGFIKLPDAFSTGSSIMPQKKNPDVCELMRGKTGRVFGDLMSLLTTVKGLPLAYNRDMQEDKEPFFDAHKTVYASVSIMGDMMEAMGFNAENMEKALKKGFLNATELADYLVGKGIPFREAHHITGAAVAYAEKAAKGLEDMTLAELKSFSEKIEEDVFEVLSYEAAVRRRVSPGGTGPESVKSQISELKSWLK; encoded by the coding sequence ATGGCTGAAGCAAAATTATGGGGCGGTAGATTTGCTCAAAAAACAGCTGCGTCAGTAGAAGACTACACACAGTCTGTCAGCTTTGATAAAACTCTTTATCGCGAAGATATCGAAGGTTCCAAAGCACATGCGCTGATGCTCGCAGAGCAGGGCGTATTGACCGCTCAGGAAGCCCAGACTTTAGTCAAAGGCTTGGATACCGTCCTCAAAGAAATTGAATCAGGCAAGTTCGAATGGAAAAAGGAGATGGAAGATCTCCATATGAATATTGAAAGCAGGCTGACTGAAATAGTCGGAGCCGTCGGCGGAAAACTTCATACAGGCCGCAGTCGTAATGATCAGGTTGCCCTTGATTTTCGTCTGTATGTTGTACGTAGCCTTGAAGAGTGGAAAACAGCACTTGAAAAGCTGATTTTCGTATTCACCGAAAAAGCTGAAGCTAATCGTGAAGTTCTCCTTCCTGGATATACCCATTTACAGCCTGCTCAACCTGTAAGTCTTGCTCATCATATGCTTGCTTATGCGTGGATGTTTAAAAGAGATCACAGCCGCGTATGTGACTGCATAAAAAGAGCGAATGTATGTCCGCTCGGAGCTGCTGCTCTTGCTGGGACAACCTATCCTTTAAAACCGGCTTCTTCGGCAGAAAAGCTTGGTATGGATGATACGTTCCGCAACAGCCTGGATGCTGTTTCTGATCGGGATTTTGTATTAGAAGCTATTTTTACCGGCAGTCTTGTTATGACTCATCTTAGCAGAATCTGTGAAGAGCTTATTATCTGGGCGAATCCATGTTTCGGTTTTATAAAATTGCCGGATGCTTTTTCGACCGGTTCATCCATAATGCCGCAAAAAAAGAATCCCGATGTCTGCGAGCTTATGCGCGGTAAAACGGGAAGAGTTTTCGGTGATTTAATGTCACTGCTTACCACCGTTAAAGGGCTTCCTCTTGCGTATAATAGGGACATGCAGGAAGACAAAGAACCTTTTTTTGACGCACATAAAACAGTTTACGCATCTGTTTCCATAATGGGAGACATGATGGAAGCAATGGGCTTTAACGCTGAAAACATGGAAAAGGCGCTTAAAAAAGGCTTTTTAAATGCGACTGAACTTGCAGATTATCTTGTAGGTAAAGGCATTCCTTTCCGTGAAGCGCATCACATCACCGGAGCGGCTGTTGCTTATGCTGAAAAAGCAGCTAAGGGTCTAGAAGATATGACACTTGCTGAATTGAAATCTTTTTCTGAGAAAATAGAGGAAGATGTCTTTGAAGTACTTTCGTATGAAGCTGCAGTCAGGCGTAGAGTTTCACCCGGTGGAACGGGACCTGAATCTGTCAAATCTCAGATTTCGGAATTAAAGAGCTGGCTCAAATAA
- the ftsH gene encoding ATP-dependent zinc metalloprotease FtsH, producing the protein MNSFAKNLLVWVTIMLVMIVLFNLFNQPVAPQLKVSYTDFLMKVDQGEVIQVKIQGHKISGVMVGDKRFVTYSPNDPSLVPSLIKNKIEVVAEPEEDAPWYMTLFISWFPMLLLVGVWIFFMRQMQGGGGGGGRGGAMSFGRSKARMLNEESAKVTFQDVAGVDEAKEELSEIVQFLSEPKKFTRLGGRIPKGVLLVGSPGTGKTLLARAVAGEAGVPFFSISGSDFVEMFVGVGASRVRDLFAQGKKNAPCLIFIDEIDAVGRQRGAGLGGGHDEREQTLNQLLVEMDGFESNEGVILIAATNRPDVLDPALLRPGRFDRQVVVPTPDVRGRAHILKVHTRKTPLAEEVDLDVIARGTPGFSGADLENLVNEAALYAAKNNQDYVNMIDFEEAKDKVLMGRERRSLILNDKEKETTAYHEAGHALVARLLENTDPVHKVTIIPRGRALGVTQQLPVDDRHNYSKKYLEDTLVMLLGGRVAEELILDQMTTGASNDIERATKMARSMVCQWGMSEKLGPMTFGETNDQVFLGKEFGHGKDFSEDTSRLIDSEVRRIIDTAQETARTLLSEKKEFLHKLAEALLERETISGSEIDILMDGGVLPPLEKVNSTVKPSTGAKAYASTAKTGYTPVEETVEEKVEDDTVTDSKNDSEEEKKDFSFDGSIDSEESENKSEEAKPSEDKKGSE; encoded by the coding sequence TTGAACAGTTTTGCCAAGAATCTCTTGGTCTGGGTAACCATCATGTTGGTGATGATTGTTTTGTTCAATCTTTTTAACCAGCCTGTAGCTCCCCAGCTCAAGGTATCCTATACTGATTTTCTTATGAAAGTTGATCAGGGAGAAGTCATACAGGTCAAGATTCAGGGACATAAAATCAGTGGAGTAATGGTCGGAGACAAGCGCTTTGTTACCTACAGCCCAAATGATCCAAGTCTTGTTCCGAGTCTGATTAAAAATAAAATTGAAGTGGTCGCGGAGCCGGAAGAAGATGCTCCTTGGTATATGACCCTGTTTATTTCTTGGTTCCCTATGTTGTTATTGGTCGGTGTGTGGATTTTCTTCATGCGTCAAATGCAGGGTGGAGGCGGCGGCGGAGGTCGTGGCGGAGCCATGTCTTTCGGGCGGTCCAAAGCTCGCATGCTTAATGAAGAAAGTGCTAAAGTAACATTTCAAGATGTTGCCGGCGTAGATGAAGCTAAAGAGGAACTTTCTGAAATAGTACAATTTTTAAGTGAACCTAAAAAGTTTACCCGTTTGGGTGGACGTATTCCGAAAGGCGTGCTTCTCGTCGGTTCTCCGGGAACAGGTAAAACATTACTTGCCCGTGCAGTTGCCGGTGAAGCAGGTGTTCCTTTCTTTTCCATTTCCGGTTCAGATTTTGTTGAAATGTTTGTCGGTGTCGGTGCATCCCGTGTTCGTGATCTTTTTGCTCAGGGTAAAAAGAATGCACCTTGCTTGATTTTTATTGATGAAATCGATGCAGTTGGACGTCAGCGTGGAGCTGGTCTCGGCGGTGGACATGACGAACGCGAGCAGACTCTTAACCAGTTGCTCGTTGAGATGGATGGTTTTGAGTCTAACGAAGGCGTTATTCTTATTGCCGCTACCAACAGACCTGACGTTTTGGACCCCGCACTACTTAGACCCGGGCGTTTCGACAGACAAGTTGTTGTTCCGACTCCTGACGTAAGGGGTAGAGCTCATATTCTTAAGGTCCACACTCGCAAGACTCCTCTTGCAGAAGAAGTTGATCTTGATGTTATTGCTCGCGGAACACCCGGATTTTCCGGTGCTGATCTTGAAAATCTTGTGAATGAAGCTGCATTGTACGCTGCTAAAAATAATCAAGATTACGTTAATATGATTGATTTTGAAGAAGCTAAAGACAAAGTCCTTATGGGCAGAGAACGCCGTAGTCTTATCCTTAACGACAAGGAAAAAGAAACTACTGCTTATCATGAAGCCGGACATGCTCTTGTAGCTAGACTTCTTGAAAATACTGATCCTGTGCATAAAGTTACGATTATTCCTCGAGGAAGAGCGCTTGGGGTAACTCAGCAGCTTCCTGTTGATGATCGTCATAACTATTCTAAAAAATACCTTGAAGATACTCTGGTTATGCTGCTTGGCGGCCGTGTAGCAGAGGAGTTGATTCTTGATCAGATGACAACCGGTGCCAGCAACGATATTGAGCGCGCAACTAAGATGGCCCGCAGTATGGTTTGCCAATGGGGTATGAGTGAGAAGCTCGGACCTATGACCTTCGGTGAGACTAATGATCAGGTTTTCTTAGGCAAGGAATTCGGTCACGGCAAAGACTTCAGTGAAGACACATCGCGTCTTATAGATTCAGAAGTCAGAAGAATTATTGATACCGCTCAAGAGACCGCTAGGACTTTGCTGAGCGAGAAGAAAGAGTTTCTTCACAAGCTGGCTGAAGCATTGCTTGAGCGTGAAACTATCTCCGGTAGTGAAATTGATATTCTTATGGACGGCGGCGTATTACCTCCGCTTGAAAAAGTTAATTCTACCGTAAAGCCTTCAACTGGTGCAAAGGCGTATGCCTCCACAGCAAAAACAGGATATACTCCTGTTGAAGAAACCGTTGAAGAAAAAGTTGAAGATGACACTGTAACTGATTCAAAAAATGATTCTGAAGAAGAAAAGAAAGATTTTTCTTTTGACGGATCAATTGACAGCGAAGAATCCGAAAATAAATCTGAAGAAGCGAAACCTTCTGAAGATAAAAAAGGCTCTGAGTAG